atacagATGTAGGTACCATAAACATTGATTTTGCTTAAGTCCTTACTcctttattagataaaatatgtaagcaGTTGATTGTTAAAATGCAGTCGATAATTATTTACGTTGGTGCCACCCACAAACAATAGAATTCTTgagtttttgttaaatattttaatctgtgAACTGTGGTGAACATTTGGAAGAAATGCAATTTAGTGCCACctcaacaatttaattttttttaactcgacAAGGGTAACGATGGTGCAATccgaatatataaaacataatcatcattcataattatatcaaacatTACTTTGTGGGGAAATAATTCCTAATCTACAATAGTAAGTTAAAGtaacataagtatattttagtgcCAAACTTGAGGTTAATAATATTCCACGTActtgtataaatgtaaaaacgtAAACGTTGGTAAGGtataacttcaaaaataaGTCCGAGTGACTAATTCTGATTGCACCATTGTCTTTACTAGCTGAGTTACAtaagtttcaatttaaaagaatCAAATTTGAAAGGGGGGCACTAAACAGCatttaaaccaattttatacacaaaagtgttacaaatattttgaaaagaacATAAcacttagataaaataaataaaataatgccaATTTAACTGTCGATTAATcacaatttatagatattatttaattttatattatacggatTTCCTTATACTAAATTCGTAGGTACTTaggaataaaaatgttggtttACTTTTTCAATTATCTTTAAGCTaaacattttactaatatgaaaattaaattaaaataggaatacttataaaaaataaataaatgaataattgagttatgtatacataaaccatacaaattaataataataatagcatagtACAGTTTCTTGTTCTgcaaacaaaattcaaaaaatattgattaagcAGGAATAAGTTTAGACAATTTTCAAGCTATTTTTgtcataaacattaattatagcttttcatttgaatttttctaaAGTCAAATTTTAGAcagtaatataacttaaacattgtgaaaacaaaaatttaagaactagcaaaatgttatatgtatatatattagaattagaaGGTTGTGTATTAAAGATCttgttcaaaaatcaaaaacatttctaaataAGGTAGTTagacaaattttgaaataaatgttagaaaatgctaaaataatataatatacatttttaaaattttataaataagttgctacagttatttaaaatttatatttttgaatcttagtataatatcttagtattttatatttttaaattgtacaaattaatacaagacttaataaattatttttgcattaaatataagttatacctgatttttttaaatattactttttacaattattataatttaacaacaattaagtaatattaacaaaaatgttaatatagtagaatttatttaaaacaaaacaataaatattctaatcgTATAAAACACAAACATAAATCAACATTATTCATCATTCAAAAAACATTCCAAATTCTCATACTCagatttagaattattagtcttctttttattttttttttcacttttactcttgctttttttttcttttacctagatattagacaaaatatattttatatcagttacatttttcatacaatttttaatctaaatctTATGTTACACTACTAAAGACTGaaccattattataagaatttacaGATctcattatagtttattactttacaatcacaatatttttaacttaagtcTGAAGATTATTTTGAGATTACCTTTTTAGTAACACCATTACTTAATCCATCTACATGTGGTATTGATTCTTCATCTTCTCCACCTTCTGGTCTTGGtcttgtaatattttgaatagaagaccaattattaatatcatttgaCTCAATGTTGTTCTTTtcaatcttaaataaaaaaaaattacaatcaatcaaatatttaataaatgaattttaagtttttattaccttAATTCTAGCAATATCTGGTGTAAAATCATCAGGATCTATATCAGCTTGATAACCTGCTACCATTGGATTTCCACAGTCATCatcgctaaaaaaaaaaaagaaaaatattcagaGTAACcatattttggtaatttgACATGTTGTCAATAACAAGacataatacctattgaatttgtaattatttataatgtaaaatattttataacttcattaattatcatattattatttttagacttaATTAAGTTAGTCATTAGATTCTAATGACAGTTTCCAAACTTAATGAACACTttgtatattcaaataatgtgGTTAGGTATAGTACTCTACAAATGGGATGATTGTGACGATTGTGATCACAAGCAGTATTGTTGGAAAGTATGGCAAATAGTTGGTGGCTTTTAGAGTAGAAACATGAAAAGAGATTAGGAACATCGCCATAAAGAAGGcatgaaataaaattggaaTTTGTGTCAAGGCATTAGGATGGTAAGAGAAGAGAAggaattttaagaaattcagGATAATGGAATAGTTGCAAAAAGGATGCTATATCTTAACtcttaagaataaataaagtgttagacaaaaatttaatttggacTTAATTGAtccttttgaaaaatatgataaaatggcTCAaacaaatgcaaaataaaagatGCTAAGgtaatttttcaaagttaaagGTAATGGTCTGACGGTCTTTGATGTGGATATAGGTCACTAGATGAAATAaggtattacttttttatgatagttatttaaacaacCCAGTATTAAGAAAGAAAGAAATTGTGGCAGTTATGGCAGTAACAGACTGAGAGGAAAGAAAGGTATTACTTAAagagtaattatattttagaggaTATCTACAACTGGCAAAGaacatagtatttaatttatctatgttCAGTGTTAATAAGGGCCAGAGAGAGAAGGGAGTGAAAAGGGCTAAGATGACTACCTCGAGGAACACCAGTTTTAATCATACAAGGatcatcattaaattattatttttttattaattgaattttagaGTTAATGTATCTAAGATAATAGTAGATAACCATGGGCGTTGGTAAGGGAAGTGTTTTGGGTGTTCCAACACCCcccaaaattaaagataaaacaattttaaaataaatattgtgaattaaattgaatgtatatCTAGATCAAAACCCCCTCTGAAAATATTTCCTACCTACGCCCATGTAGATAACCAATGCCAATAAAAGACCTTCAtcgaatatattaaatatttttataaaatcagtaaaaatatacaatataggtaaaaaaaaataatttattttacctttcATCAGAATTTAATTCTGTTTCTTTAGATGTTTTAACAACAATATCTCCATGACCTGAATcttctaaaaatgatttatctaATTCATCATCAGGAACAAAGTCATCTaagttattaatgtttatagttgaAGGTGCTTTTATTTGAGATTCTTCTTTgggtattttaatatctttccctataaaataataaaattatacaatacttgtctaattatttactattttatatttaattattgagtaTACTAACTTAATTCTGTTTGCACTACATTATGCTTATTTCCAGGAAACATTTTTTGTGCAATATCTTGTGTTTTGGAATCCGtcattttagaattttcaactggagatttaatttcttttatattaggtgatggtttatttaataaaggtaAAGGTAGAGTAGGGGCCACTGATTTGTTTTCTGCATCAGCTCTACGTTGTTTAGATAATCtagataaaaatctaaaaacaaaattataaaatacttaagtattatagttagcattattcaattataatataataataaaaagttacaaaACTACATTatagtgatattattaaaattaaaaatatgaatagctTACTCATCATAATTTGCTTCACCACTCTGTTGGTAAACATCCAATTCCATAGTCATAATTTTCGTTTCACTTCCATTTGTTTCCAAatgattcattatattttcacgttgaagttgtaaaaa
The DNA window shown above is from Aphis gossypii isolate Hap1 chromosome 2, ASM2018417v2, whole genome shotgun sequence and carries:
- the LOC114131345 gene encoding rab-like protein 6: MFSTLKRLANKTVEKDTTVNSATHPKALPQDLQRSFSKGIQYNLKLVIKGDRNVGKTCLWNRLQGKPFLANYEETDEIQVAHIQWNYKNTEDIVKVEVWDVVDKGKRRPLTSSKSCDVLKTEHDKVKLSPVPVEDTPVLDAELVDVYRRTNGVLLVLDITKRWTLDYVYNELPKIPDNIPVLVLGNHCDMNHHRSINGDEIIYYLKTLNRSTPIRYAEVSMSNGFGLRLIYKWIGISFLQLQRENIMNHLETNGSETKIMTMELDVYQQSGEANYDEFLSRLSKQRRADAENKSVAPTLPLPLLNKPSPNIKEIKSPVENSKMTDSKTQDIAQKMFPGNKHNVVQTELRKDIKIPKEESQIKAPSTININNLDDFVPDDELDKSFLEDSGHGDIVVKTSKETELNSDESDDDCGNPMVAGYQADIDPDDFTPDIARIKIEKNNIESNDINNWSSIQNITRPRPEGGEDEESIPHVDGLSNGVTKKVKEKKSKSKSEKKNKKKTNNSKSEYENLECFLNDE